ATTGCCAGCCCCAGGCCAGAACCACCGAATTCTCTGGTTGTGGACCCATCGACTTGTTCAAAGGCCCTGAAAATGCTGGCCAGTTTATCTTCGTGAATTCCAATTCCCGTGTCTGAAACACTGAAATGAAGCTCTATGAAATCATGGCCTTCCATCTCAGTGGCCACTCGAACCACCACTTCACCTTTGGCGGTGAACTTGATCGAATTACCTACGAGATTAACCAGAATCTGACGTAATCGTCCGGGATCACCGGAGAGATTGTCAGGTATATCCGGGACTATATCGTAGGCCAACTCGAGTTTTTTGCTATGAGCCTGGACTGCCATTGTGCTCATCGTGTTGTCCACACAATCTCTCAAACTAAAATCCGTAGTGATCAACTCAAATTTGCCGGCTTCCATTTTTGAGAAATCAAGAATGTCGTTTATCAGCGAAAGCAGGGCCTCGGCTGAAATTTTCACGGAATCAAGATATTCTTTTTGTTCGCTGGTAAGTTCCGTGCCCAAGGCCAATTCCGTCATCCCTATGATACCGTTCATGGGGGTGCGGATCTCGTGACTCATATTCGCAAGGAACTGGCTTTTGGCCTCATTCGCGCACTCAGCGGCAAGGCGGGCGATTACCTGGTCCGTTATGTCAACTACATTGAGAATGATTCCCTGAAAGGCGCCATTGACAAAAATCGGTTGCACACGAAGGCAAACATGTAAACCAAACATTTCCCGATTCATTGTCAGAGGTTTTGTACGCTTTTTTTCTCCATACTCAGAGAACAGACATTTAAGTTTGGTCAAAATTTCAACATCGGTGTGGAAATTCCAAATGTGTTTTCCAAGCAGTTGATCACGATCCAAGCTGGCTCTTTTTAGAAACCAGCTATTTGCTTCAGTGATAAGCCCCGAAGTGTCCGCCAACACTATGCCTTCTTCCATGCCTTCAATCATTGACCGCAGTTTCTCGGTTTCAGCGGCTGTTGATTTGAGCGCTTCCTCCAGTTCCTGTTCCGTCCGCTTTTTTGAACTTATGTCATGAAGAATCCCCTGATATCCTATTGTGGCTCCGTTTGAATCTTTGAACACGCTTATAGCGTGAACCGTGTCCAGACAGTGGCCATCCTTAGCCCAAAGTTTTATTTCAAAATTTTCGGCAAATCCTTTTGACTCGAGTTCGCGTCTCATCTTCGGACCGTCTTCAGGATCACAAAAAATTTCCGCGATTCTTTTCTGGGCCAATTCCTCCTTGGTTGAGTAACCGAGAAGCTTCAGAAAGGAACCGTTACACTCAAGTATTTTTCCTTTCGTATCGGTTATAACGACGGCGTCCAATGAATTCTCAAAAAGCAGGCGAAATCTCTGCTCACCTTGAGCGACAATCGTCTTGAGATTACGGATTTTTTCGTCTTTTTCAGAGGATGACTGGGCGGATGAAGCGGCGAGGCTTGCCTCGAGATTCGACACTTGAATTCTAATCTCATTGAGTTCAGCAATGAGTTGATCCCTGCTTTTTTCTTGGTCTTGCACAGGAACACCTCCGAAAGAGGCTTTGGGAAAAGTAAGGATTGTTTAGTCAATAAACCGACAGGCTTCTAAAAACAGTTTAGATTACTATTCAAGAACTATCAAGAATAGAACTGAACCACCAGGCGAACCTTCCTCTGATCTCTTACATTTCCTTTACCAACACATACTAGCCTTGTTCCATCATAAATTTCGAACATATTGCCATTCATTTAATTGGTTATATGTTCATTCTAAGGATTCCAGGAATTGAATTGCCCATTCGGGGCTTTTTTTTAACAGGAGATAACCCCATGTCCGACATAACAGATTCATCCTATAACCAAGAGATTTCAGGCCGCGACGAGCCTGAGAAGAAGACTCCTAACCGGCTGATCAACGAAAAGAGCCCTTATCTTTTGCAGCACGCCTATAACCCTGTCGAGTGGCTTCCCTGGGGACCTGAGGCCTTTAATAAGGCTGAAACGGAAGACAAACCAATATTCCTGTCTATAGGGTACTCCACGTGTCACTGGTGTCACGTTATGGAAAAAGAATCCTTCGAAGATCAGGAAGTAGCTGAGATCATGAATAGAGTCTTCGTGCCCATCAAAGTGGATAGAGAGGAACGACCCGATATTGATCACATCTACATGACGGTGTGTCAGATGATTACAGGCGGAGGTGGGTGGCCTCTAAATATTGTCATGACATCCGACAAGAAACCATTCTTCGCTGGGACGTATTTCCCAAAATATTCACAGCACGGGCGCATGGGGCTCTTGGATCTGGCAGCCAGAATTGAACAGCTATGGCGCGATAAACGATCAGAACTCTACGAATCTACAGATAAAATAATATCGGCGTTACGCAATTCCTCAGGGGACTCTCATGGGCAGGAGTTAGACTTGAGGGTATTGGAAAAGGCTTTTGAACAGTTTTCGGAGAGATTCGATTCACAACATGGGGGCTTTGGCGCAGCCCCAAAATTCCCGACACCGCACAATCTACTCTTCCTGTTACGATATTGGAAAAGATCGGGAAACGAGATGGCGTTGCAGATGGCTACAAAAACATTGGATAAAATGCGTTTGGGAGGAATTTTTGATCACGTAGGATTTGGTTTCCATCGCTATTCAACTAACTCCCAGTGGTTGACGCCTCATTTCGAAAAGATGCTCTACGATCAGGCCATGCTTGCGCTCACCTATACAGAAGCGTATCAGGCGACCCAAAAAAAGGATTACAGGAAAACGGTTGAGGAGATCTTCGAATATGTTTTGAGGGATTTGACTTCTCCCGAAGGTGGTTTCTATTCAGCCGAAGACGCTGACAGCGAGGACGAGGAAGGTAAGTTCTACCTTTGGACCTCAGACCATATCCACGAGGCGCTGCCTGATAATGAGGCTAATTTTGTAGAAAAAGTTTTCAGCGTCTTCAGACTCGGCAATTTCAAGGACGAAGCCACTGAAACTCTTACAGGAGCCAACATTCTTCATCTCAAGCAACCACTCGACGTTTTGTCGGAGCAACTTGATTTGGCGCCCGAGGAAGCTCAACGAATATGGGACTCGGCAAGGGCGAGACTCTTTGAATTCAGGGAGAAGCGCATAAGACCTCACAAAGATGATAAAATCCTGACTGACTGGAATGGACTTATGATCTCCGCTTTGTCCAGGGCCTCAAGAGTTTTGGGCAATCAAAACTATGTCAACGCGGCGAAACGTTCGGCTCATTTCATTCTCAACAATTTGCGCGACTCCAAGGGGAGGCTATTGCGCCGTTATCGCATGGGCGAATCCGGATTATCCGCACATATTGATGACTACTCCTTTTTTATTGGGGGACTCCTCGAATTGTATGAGGCGACATTTGAGACCAAATATCTTAAGGCCGCTATTGAGTTGAATTCTGATTTTGTTAAAAGGTTCTGGGACAAACGTTCTGGAGGATTCTTTTTCACCGCTGTCGATGGCGAGGAACTCCTGGCCAGACAGAAAGAGATTTACGACGGGGCCACTCCATCAGGCAATTCAGTGGCCGCAATGAACCTGTTAAAGCTTTCCCGATTAACAGGAGCGCCTGAACTTGAATCGATGGTGTCTTCGATGAGTCTCGCTTTCGCAGGCGTAGTGGAAAAGTTTCCATCGGCGTATACTCAGTTCCTGCTCTTCGCTGATTTCCTTATGGGCCCGGCCTTTGAGATTGTCCTTGTAGTTGGACATGCAGAAAAAGACGCCGGCCCAATTCTGGATAAGCTGGATAGCGTTTACCTGCCCAATAAAGTGGTAATCCTCAAGAATGATGATGACAGATCTTTGGAACTAGTTTCCCTTGCGCCATATTTGAAAGATTATCGCGTTAAGAACAATGAACCAACAATTTACGTATGCGCCAATTTCACGTGCAAGGAACCTACAAATGATCCCCAAAGGATGTTTGATCTGCTTAACACAAATAAATTGTGAAAAGACCGCATGATCGGTTATCATTCCAAGGATACACTTTTATCACGTAAGGACAGGATTATGAACGTTTCAGGGGATTCTATCGACCAATTATGCATCAACACAATTAGAGCATTGTCTGTAGACATGGTTCAGCAGGCCAATTCGGGTCATCCTGGATTGCCACTCGGAACAGCCTCCATGGCTTATGTGCTGTGGACCCGTTTTCTGAAATTCAATCCGCTGAACCCGGCATGGCCAAACAGGGATCGTTTCATACTTTCCGCTGGTCACGGATCGGCTCTACAGTATTCTTTGCTCCATTTGACAGGCTATGATCTTTCTTTAGAAGAAATCAGGCGTTTTCGCCAATGGAAAAGCAAGACACCCGGCCACCCGGAATATGGAGTTACACCGGGTGTGGAAGCGACTACGGGGCCTCTCGGGCAGGGATTTGCCATGGGAGTCGGAATGGCTATATCGGAACGATTCCTGGGGTCGCAATTTAATCGATCAGGGTTTCCCGTTGTTGATCATTACATCTATTCTATCGTTTCTGACGGAGACCTGATGGAAGGGATATCCTCGGAGGCCGCATCACTGGCCGGCCATCTAAAGTTAGGAAAGCTAATTTATTTGTACGACGACAACAAGATTTCAATTGAGGGCAGCACAGACCTTACGTTCACGGAAAACGTCGGGGCCAGATTCCAGGCTTATGGCTGGCATGTTTCACGAGTTTCGGATGGAAATGATTTGCAAGCCATTCAAGAGGCCATTGAGGAGGCTCAGAGAGAAACAGAAAGACCTTCAATCTTGTTGGTTAGAACTCATATAGGCTTTGGAAGCCCCAAGCAGGACAGCTCTTCCGCTCATGGGGAACCGTTGGGGGAAGAAGCTCTCAAAGCGACGAAGGAAAACCTGGGATGGCCAGTGGATAAACGTTTTTTTGTTCCGCAGGAAGTTCAAAGCCATTTCGCTTCCCTATTGGAATGTGGGAAGGAAAGTGAGAACAAATGGAACCTTTTTATGCAGGAATATTCCACGGCTTTTCCAGAGGAATCGGAGACGTTTTTCAGACAAATTAGAGGAGAATTGCCCGAAAACTGGGATTCTGAAATCCCTGTTTTTAAACCTGAAGACAAGCCTGAAGCCACCAGAGTATCTTCCGGTAAGGTCCTGAACGCTATTGCCAAGAAGGTCCCTAATATCATGGGCGGTTCTGCGGATCTGGCTCCATCGACCAAGACCATGATTTCAGGCGCCGGAGCCCAGGCGCCGGACAATTCTGCCGGTAGAAATATTCATTTCGGAGTTCGCGAGTTTGCCATGGCCGCAATTGTTAACGGCATGGCTCTTCATGGAGGCGTCATACCTTATGGGGCGACCTTTTTTGTCTTTAGTGATTTCATGAGACCAGCTATCAGATTGGCGGCTATTATGGAAGTTCATACAATATTTGTTTTCACTCATGACAGTGTGGCGGTCGGAGAAGATGGGCCAACTCATCAGCCGATCGAACATCTGATGTCACTCAGGGCCATGCCCAACCTGTCAATCATAAGACCAGCGGACGCCAACGAAACCGCTGAAGCCTGGCGAGTGGCAATGACATCACGAGGTCCAGTGGCCCTTATCCTGACGAGACAGAGTCTGCCAATTCTTGACCGGGAAATTTTCGCAAGCGCTTCCCTTTTGGACAAGGGCGCTTACATCCTGTCGGACTGCAAAGAAAAACCAAGCTTAATCCTTATAGCTTCGGGGTCAGAGGTCAATCTAGCTCTGAAAGCCCAAAATATTCTGATGACACAACGCGGCGTGCCAACAAGAGTCGTGTCGATGCCCAGTTGGGATATGTTTCAAAAACAGCCCAGGGAATACATAGAAAAAGTGTTGCCACCTGAAGTGGAACTGAGGCTTGCTATTGAAGCCGGTTGTTCACTGGGATGGGAGAGATGGGTCGGTTCCAGAGGTAAAGTGATTTCAATTGACGGATTTGGAGCTTCGGCTCCAGGCTCAGAGGTCTTAGCCAACTACGGATTTACACCGGACAACGTAGTAGCCAGGGCGCTGGAACTCTTGGGCAAGTAAATCAGGTCAACTTTATGCGTATTTCTCAAACTTGACCTGGAGGTTTAGTGGAAACGTGACGACTTCAATTCTTATTGAATTCTGACAGGAGCATCAAGCTAATATCATTGACAATTTTATCTACCCAGTGAGAAGGATAAGTCGCGCTCAGAAAAATGATATCATAGTGCCTCAATCCCCAGCTCCAAACTAGAGCATCAGCCCTACACTCCGCCTGCTCCTTGAACCGGGCCCTGGCGCCTCGGTTCAAGGGCCACTCTTCCTCCGGCGGCAACTCAGCCACAACATGTCCCAGTTCCCTAAAAACAGATCCCATGAAATGATCTTCAGGCCAATCTTGAGCTTCATCACAAATGGAAATTGTGTAAATCAGGCCAATGGAAGAAACGTGAGCCCTGGTTTTCATACCGAAGGGTAAGCCCGGATCAGGAACAATCAGAATTTTGAAATTCCGCGACCCGCTTAGAAAAAGATCCAAAACATCAGGAGGAAGACTCTCGAAGACCTTCAAAATCCTCGACCTTGTCACATTTCTCCTGTCCAGGTCTTTCCCAGCGTCTTTGAGATCCAGTATGTTATTCGTATACGCCGAAAATCGGTCATCTATTTTAGTCAAGTTCGCCTCTTTGAAACGCCTTTCCGGACGCTCACCACAAGTTGTAAAACGCTTTAGACCGAGTCGGTTCAGGTTGGGTGGAAACTCTCGTAGGAGCGGCCTTTTCCCATTCCTGCAATAGTTTCGCAAATTCTTTATTTGAAGGGTCCATTGATATGGCTTTCTTCAAAGTTAGAATTGCAGCGGCGTCCTCATGCAGCGCCTTGTGCACTTCAGCAAGATTGCGAGTCAACTCCGGAGCGGTAGAATCTCCCATTGATACGGCCTTTTCGGCGAATCGCTTTGCAAGCGCAGGATTCCTGACGGAAGAATCATTCGCTGTCGCCAGCAGCAAGCCCAAAGCGGAATAGCCTGGAGCGAACTTCTTGTCGAATTCTATAGATTTTTCAAAATCTTTCTTTGCCAGTCCATATTCTCCAAGTTTCGAATACGCTGTTCCGCGATCCTTGTAGAGAACAGGCGAATTGGGGTTCATTTCAATAACTTTGCTGAATTCCTCTATGGCCTTGTCGTCACGTCCCTTACCACTCAGCGCCATACCTCGATTGTGATATGCGGAAGCGAAATTTGAATTTATCTCAATGGCTTTGTCGAAGTCCTGGAGAGCGCGGTCAAAATCCTTTATTCTCATGTATGCGACGCCTCGATTGTTATAAACCATGGCATTGGTAGCATCCAGTTTTATAGCCTTGTCAAAATCTTGAATCGCCTTTTTGTATTCGTTCTTGCCATTAAACGCAAAACCCCTGTTGTTGTAGTACCTTGGATCATTGGAATTCAAAGCTATCGCGCTGTTGAAGTCCTGAATCGCCTGATCATAGTCATTAAGACCATTGAAGGAGAAACCTCTGGTATTCAAAGCCTCGGATGACGATGGCTCAAGCCTGATAGCCACATTTAGCGCTTCGACGGCCCTGGCGTAGTCGCTTATAGCGTTATAGGCGAAGCCTAACCTTGCAAAAGCGGGAGCGTAAGCCGGATCGAGCTTAGTCGCCTGGATAAGGTCTTTTATGGCCGCTTTAGGGTCCCCTTTTTTAAGGTAAGTCTCACCTCTCTTGGCCCAGGAGCGCGCGGATTGGGGGGCCATCTTTATAGCGTCGGAATAATAGGTAAGGGCCTGATCCAGAGAGCCTGAGTCTTCAGACTGTAGACCGGCTTTAAAAGTATCTACAAAATCTTCCGACCAACTTGGACTCGCGTAAAATGCCATCAATACTGCAAACGATCCGAATGCGAATAAAATCCTGTTTTTCACAAGAACAGTTTCTCCTGAATAGGCTTTGGGGATTATGATGAGTTTCTCAAGATTGTTTGGTTCTCTCGGAATTTCTAAATTTATCTTGAGATGTATATCTATTTTCTTTCAATTGAGCAAGAAACCGAGCCATGTAGGGTGGCTCCAGCGCGAAATTAGATTGTGGAGGCAACTGCAATGGACTTACTCGAAACAATACGGCGAAGACGCAGCGCAAGAGGTTTTCTCAATATTCAGGTAGACAGCGCTATCCTGGAAGACGTCTTGAGGGACGCGTGCAACTCTCCGTCAGCCATCAACATACAACCATGGGAAGTTACCGTGGTTACAGGAAATGAAATTAAACGACTCTCGAAGAGATTGTTGAAGCGCTTGGCAGAACGAAAGGTTACTTGCGGACCCGGATCTTCAAAAGAAATTCCCGCGAGATTTATTGACAGGGCCAAGGAAACGGCAGAGGGAATGACTCCTCTGGTAGAAGAAATGCGGATGGATTTTAAAACATTCGTCAATGAAGGTAGCCTGCAGTTTTACGGCGCGCCTGCGGTAGTCTTCATATATCTCGATGAAAGTTTTCCTCCTGACCGCATGGTTGATATAGGAATTTTTATAGGGTAC
This window of the Desulfomonilaceae bacterium genome carries:
- a CDS encoding response regulator; the encoded protein is MQDQEKSRDQLIAELNEIRIQVSNLEASLAASSAQSSSEKDEKIRNLKTIVAQGEQRFRLLFENSLDAVVITDTKGKILECNGSFLKLLGYSTKEELAQKRIAEIFCDPEDGPKMRRELESKGFAENFEIKLWAKDGHCLDTVHAISVFKDSNGATIGYQGILHDISSKKRTEQELEEALKSTAAETEKLRSMIEGMEEGIVLADTSGLITEANSWFLKRASLDRDQLLGKHIWNFHTDVEILTKLKCLFSEYGEKKRTKPLTMNREMFGLHVCLRVQPIFVNGAFQGIILNVVDITDQVIARLAAECANEAKSQFLANMSHEIRTPMNGIIGMTELALGTELTSEQKEYLDSVKISAEALLSLINDILDFSKMEAGKFELITTDFSLRDCVDNTMSTMAVQAHSKKLELAYDIVPDIPDNLSGDPGRLRQILVNLVGNSIKFTAKGEVVVRVATEMEGHDFIELHFSVSDTGIGIHEDKLASIFRAFEQVDGSTTREFGGSGLGLAISSQLVEMMNGRIWVESEIGHGSIFHFIARFGFPVQPALRVIPRGRVTLDGVRVLVVDDNATNRRILEETLRSWGMLPTSVAESTVAIDTIISANNRGAPFSLALLDFMMPEMNGFELAEAISCHKGSNLEKIVMLTSGGQRGDAAKCRELGIAAYLMKPIKQSDLLDAILMTLQKTPDSDLPPSLITRHSVREARKRLDILVAEDNVVNQKLAVKILEKMGHVVTVASNGKVALDILETGTFQIVLMDVQMPEMDGFDATRAIRDKEKITGEHIPIVAMTAHAMIGDKEKCLNAGMDGYISKPISSKELEKVIYTVLNSVETPTLRLKGS
- a CDS encoding thioredoxin domain-containing protein; this encodes MSDITDSSYNQEISGRDEPEKKTPNRLINEKSPYLLQHAYNPVEWLPWGPEAFNKAETEDKPIFLSIGYSTCHWCHVMEKESFEDQEVAEIMNRVFVPIKVDREERPDIDHIYMTVCQMITGGGGWPLNIVMTSDKKPFFAGTYFPKYSQHGRMGLLDLAARIEQLWRDKRSELYESTDKIISALRNSSGDSHGQELDLRVLEKAFEQFSERFDSQHGGFGAAPKFPTPHNLLFLLRYWKRSGNEMALQMATKTLDKMRLGGIFDHVGFGFHRYSTNSQWLTPHFEKMLYDQAMLALTYTEAYQATQKKDYRKTVEEIFEYVLRDLTSPEGGFYSAEDADSEDEEGKFYLWTSDHIHEALPDNEANFVEKVFSVFRLGNFKDEATETLTGANILHLKQPLDVLSEQLDLAPEEAQRIWDSARARLFEFREKRIRPHKDDKILTDWNGLMISALSRASRVLGNQNYVNAAKRSAHFILNNLRDSKGRLLRRYRMGESGLSAHIDDYSFFIGGLLELYEATFETKYLKAAIELNSDFVKRFWDKRSGGFFFTAVDGEELLARQKEIYDGATPSGNSVAAMNLLKLSRLTGAPELESMVSSMSLAFAGVVEKFPSAYTQFLLFADFLMGPAFEIVLVVGHAEKDAGPILDKLDSVYLPNKVVILKNDDDRSLELVSLAPYLKDYRVKNNEPTIYVCANFTCKEPTNDPQRMFDLLNTNKL
- the tkt gene encoding transketolase; protein product: MNVSGDSIDQLCINTIRALSVDMVQQANSGHPGLPLGTASMAYVLWTRFLKFNPLNPAWPNRDRFILSAGHGSALQYSLLHLTGYDLSLEEIRRFRQWKSKTPGHPEYGVTPGVEATTGPLGQGFAMGVGMAISERFLGSQFNRSGFPVVDHYIYSIVSDGDLMEGISSEAASLAGHLKLGKLIYLYDDNKISIEGSTDLTFTENVGARFQAYGWHVSRVSDGNDLQAIQEAIEEAQRETERPSILLVRTHIGFGSPKQDSSSAHGEPLGEEALKATKENLGWPVDKRFFVPQEVQSHFASLLECGKESENKWNLFMQEYSTAFPEESETFFRQIRGELPENWDSEIPVFKPEDKPEATRVSSGKVLNAIAKKVPNIMGGSADLAPSTKTMISGAGAQAPDNSAGRNIHFGVREFAMAAIVNGMALHGGVIPYGATFFVFSDFMRPAIRLAAIMEVHTIFVFTHDSVAVGEDGPTHQPIEHLMSLRAMPNLSIIRPADANETAEAWRVAMTSRGPVALILTRQSLPILDREIFASASLLDKGAYILSDCKEKPSLILIASGSEVNLALKAQNILMTQRGVPTRVVSMPSWDMFQKQPREYIEKVLPPEVELRLAIEAGCSLGWERWVGSRGKVISIDGFGASAPGSEVLANYGFTPDNVVARALELLGK
- a CDS encoding tetratricopeptide repeat protein — encoded protein: MKNRILFAFGSFAVLMAFYASPSWSEDFVDTFKAGLQSEDSGSLDQALTYYSDAIKMAPQSARSWAKRGETYLKKGDPKAAIKDLIQATKLDPAYAPAFARLGFAYNAISDYARAVEALNVAIRLEPSSSEALNTRGFSFNGLNDYDQAIQDFNSAIALNSNDPRYYNNRGFAFNGKNEYKKAIQDFDKAIKLDATNAMVYNNRGVAYMRIKDFDRALQDFDKAIEINSNFASAYHNRGMALSGKGRDDKAIEEFSKVIEMNPNSPVLYKDRGTAYSKLGEYGLAKKDFEKSIEFDKKFAPGYSALGLLLATANDSSVRNPALAKRFAEKAVSMGDSTAPELTRNLAEVHKALHEDAAAILTLKKAISMDPSNKEFAKLLQEWEKAAPTRVSTQPEPTRSKAFYNLW
- a CDS encoding nitroreductase, with the protein product MDLLETIRRRRSARGFLNIQVDSAILEDVLRDACNSPSAINIQPWEVTVVTGNEIKRLSKRLLKRLAERKVTCGPGSSKEIPARFIDRAKETAEGMTPLVEEMRMDFKTFVNEGSLQFYGAPAVVFIYLDESFPPDRMVDIGIFIGYFVLASAGHGLSTCPIGLVTWYEDEIKDVLNIPETKKLVISLAVGYRDDKSPINAFRSDRVDTKEFVRWFNP